CTCCTCGAGTTCGGCCTGGATTGATTTGCGGTCGATCACCAGTTGTTTCTCCAACTGTGCATAACCTTCGTAGTCGCCTTTCTCGGCGGCCTTGGCGAGTTCGCCCTTCAGAAAAATCTCCCGCTCGGCAATCTTGGCGGCGTATTGCGAGTCGAGTTCGGCGAGTTGTTTCTTTTTGGCGGCGGTCATTTTGACGGTCGGCGCGGTCTTGTTCAGACGTTCCATGGCAAGTTCGTAGGATGATTTCATAAGATTTCAGTTGGTTGGAGTGCCCATCTGCGTTTGGAATTATGAACTGGGCATTTCATTTTGCCGGGCCGCCGCCAAGGGGCGGCTTCTTTTTCCACGGCATGTCGGGAAATTTTGTCGGCAGTTTGACCGGCGGCGGTTTCGGCGCGGCCATTTGCAGTTCGGGATCACCGGACCTGGCGGCGTCGGGCGGCGACATGTTTTCCTTCCAGGACGCGATGCGCGCTTGCAAACCGTGGTGTTCAGCGGTTTTTTTGTCGCCGCTCTTCATGTAAAAGAGCGAGAGGTTGGTGTGCACGAGTTGGTCGTTGGGCCGGAGCTTTTCCGCTTTATGTCCTTCCGTAATCGCGCTCGCATAATCGCCCTTGCGATAATACGCCATGCCGAGCGAGAGCTGCGCATCAAAATGAGCCGGGTCTTCCGCCAGCACGCGTTTCAACGTGGCGATGGCGGCATCGTAGTCGTCCTGGCTGAAGGCGAACATCGCCTCGTCGTATTGTTCCTGGAGGGAAGCCATAAGTCTTTTGACAATCAACCGTAGCTCACCATCATAGGACCGTGCAAGTGCCGGAGACAGGTTTCAGCGTTCTATCGTTGCACGGTTGCCTCGACCTTGATGCTGAGATCTCTTAACAATTCACGGTTCAACGATTTGACTTTAGCAGATGACTTTGCCAATCCAACTCATCTCGACCGATTTTGACGGGACGTTTTTCGCGGAGTTTGAAAGCCCGCCGGTTCCGGAAAAAATTCAGACACTCATCGGCCAGTTGCAGGCGCAGGGTGCCAAATGGGTCATCAATACCGGACGCGACATGTCGAGCCTGATGGAAGCGTTGGGGCGCGCCCGGGTTTCTGTTCACCCGGATTATCTGGTCCTGGTGGAACGGGAAATTTACTGCCGCGAAGGTTCGCGGTACGTGAGTCTGGAGGAGTGGAATCAGGCGTGCGTGCGCGACCATGAGGCATTGTTCACGCGCGTGCGCGCCGACCTGCCGACGTTGATGGAATGGGTGAATTCTCGTTATGAGGCCACCGTGTACGAAGATCCGTACTCACCGTTCTGCCTGATTGCCGGCAACCATGGCGACGCCGACGCCATTCACGATTACTTGAGTGACTACTGTTGCAGGGTGCCCGCCCTCACCGTGGTGCGCAACGATGTGTATG
This DNA window, taken from Verrucomicrobiota bacterium, encodes the following:
- a CDS encoding HAD family phosphatase, which encodes MTLPIQLISTDFDGTFFAEFESPPVPEKIQTLIGQLQAQGAKWVINTGRDMSSLMEALGRARVSVHPDYLVLVEREIYCREGSRYVSLEEWNQACVRDHEALFTRVRADLPTLMEWVNSRYEATVYEDPYSPFCLIAGNHGDADAIHDYLSDYCCRVPALTVVRNDVYARFSHAAYNKGKALAEIARRLRIGVENVFAAGDHLNDLPMLSREFARWLVAPENAVDAVKESVRRQNGFVSLLPHAHGVAQGLELHLADAGALISKLIRSPS
- a CDS encoding tetratricopeptide repeat protein, which codes for MASLQEQYDEAMFAFSQDDYDAAIATLKRVLAEDPAHFDAQLSLGMAYYRKGDYASAITEGHKAEKLRPNDQLVHTNLSLFYMKSGDKKTAEHHGLQARIASWKENMSPPDAARSGDPELQMAAPKPPPVKLPTKFPDMPWKKKPPLGGGPAK